A stretch of Rhodoferax potami DNA encodes these proteins:
- a CDS encoding AAA family ATPase, which produces MDADTGERLSTVMAVIGPNASGKTGLLKPVVFVHWFMAHSFQMEPSAPLPFSPHPAGADEATEFEAEIDFDGQLWRYTLRATQQRVLHEALYVKRQRMSYVFVRNWDEARQTYTVKQQDFGFAPSEAVKVRPNASLIATAAQYGVPLALRMVAPYVWSNIHQYGRIVQDSNQLIAAAKLFANHDAHRVSMTQLLSQWDLGLSDVQLKEFEVTGPDNTQQKLWRPYGFHKMHDGSSFALDFAQESSGTQGAFILLSRLLPVLEAGGLAVIDEFENDLHPHMLEPILDLFANPRTNPHKAQLLFTCHAMEVLNLLHKSQVTLVEKNEFNESSAWRLDSVEGIRADHNHYAKYMAGAYGAVPQL; this is translated from the coding sequence ATGGACGCCGATACGGGCGAGCGACTGAGCACAGTCATGGCCGTCATTGGCCCCAATGCCAGTGGGAAGACGGGTTTGCTCAAGCCGGTGGTATTCGTGCACTGGTTTATGGCTCATTCCTTCCAAATGGAGCCATCTGCGCCTTTGCCTTTCAGCCCCCACCCAGCAGGCGCTGATGAAGCCACTGAGTTTGAGGCAGAAATCGACTTTGATGGGCAGCTCTGGCGGTACACCCTGCGTGCCACACAGCAACGCGTACTGCATGAGGCCCTTTATGTAAAACGTCAGCGCATGAGCTACGTGTTTGTCCGCAATTGGGATGAGGCACGGCAGACCTACACCGTGAAACAACAAGATTTTGGCTTTGCCCCCTCAGAGGCCGTGAAGGTGCGGCCCAACGCGTCACTGATTGCTACTGCCGCTCAGTACGGGGTGCCATTGGCCTTACGCATGGTTGCACCCTATGTGTGGAGCAATATTCATCAATACGGGCGGATAGTTCAGGACAGCAATCAACTGATTGCTGCCGCCAAGTTGTTTGCTAACCATGATGCGCACCGAGTCTCCATGACCCAACTGCTATCGCAATGGGATTTGGGGCTTAGTGATGTGCAATTGAAAGAATTTGAGGTCACTGGCCCCGACAACACGCAACAAAAGTTGTGGCGACCCTACGGCTTTCACAAAATGCACGATGGCTCCAGCTTTGCACTGGACTTTGCGCAAGAGTCCAGCGGCACCCAAGGTGCGTTCATTTTGCTTTCTCGGCTTCTACCCGTATTGGAGGCCGGTGGCTTGGCAGTCATTGATGAGTTCGAGAACGACTTGCACCCCCACATGCTGGAACCGATTTTGGATTTGTTTGCCAATCCGCGAACCAATCCGCACAAGGCACAACTGCTTTTCACTTGCCATGCCATGGAGGTGCTGAATTTGCTCCACAAATCGCAAGTGACGCTGGTTGAGAAAAACGAATTCAACGAGAGCAGTGCCTGGCGGCTTGACAGCGTAGAGGGCATCCGCGCAGACCATAACCACTATGCCAAGTACATGGCAGGTGCCTACGGGGCAGTGCCGCAGCTATGA
- a CDS encoding putative bifunctional diguanylate cyclase/phosphodiesterase → MHILIAEDEPSLRENLQWMLELEGYEVTAAADGRVALTAALAHRPDLVLTDVMMPELDGFGLIKALRSHPATATLPVIMLTARADRSDTRTGMNLGADDYLTKPCRREELLAAISARLERSRIQQLAAQRLQTEAQQAMQIDTLTGLPGRDLFEEQLDHAVSTCETVALLCFGLDGFSKINESLGTGVGDLVLREVGKRLQQCIRGSVSSHPHDVVGRLGGDQFAVCVTGLPDACSLAGFATVALTALAQPYRVSGHTLFLTASAGGSTYPAQADSVHALLLNAESALHHAKPDGPGMYAYFDSAMNRRVARTLLIHNELHSALHAGDLELYYQPQIRIATGKVVGFEALLRWHHATLGAIPPSEFIPIAEQSGIIVQVGEWVLRTAAQQAARWIAQGHQGFRIAVNISARQFVGQNLPELVGRILKETGIPPSALELEVTESLALHNVANTLATLHECKALGVHLAMDDFGTGYSSLSYLKRYPLDTLKIDQSFVRNIPHDLGDVAITRAIVAMAQSFGLSLVAEGVETPEQLAYLRELGCDDAQGYLFSPAVPAPQAERFFTELQNTALPA, encoded by the coding sequence ATGCACATCTTGATCGCGGAAGACGAACCCTCCCTGCGGGAAAACCTGCAGTGGATGCTCGAGCTGGAAGGCTACGAAGTCACCGCCGCAGCGGATGGCCGTGTGGCCTTGACGGCCGCCCTCGCCCATCGCCCCGACCTGGTGCTGACCGACGTCATGATGCCGGAGCTCGACGGTTTCGGGCTCATCAAAGCATTGCGCAGCCACCCGGCCACAGCCACCCTGCCGGTGATCATGCTCACGGCCCGCGCCGACCGCAGTGACACCCGCACCGGCATGAACCTCGGCGCAGACGATTACCTCACCAAGCCCTGCCGCCGCGAAGAGCTACTGGCCGCCATCAGCGCCCGCCTGGAGCGTAGCCGTATCCAGCAACTGGCTGCGCAACGTCTGCAAACCGAGGCCCAACAGGCCATGCAAATCGACACCCTGACAGGACTCCCCGGGCGGGACTTGTTTGAAGAGCAGCTCGACCACGCGGTCAGCACTTGCGAAACCGTAGCCTTGCTCTGCTTCGGGCTGGACGGTTTTTCAAAAATCAACGAATCCTTGGGCACCGGGGTCGGCGATCTCGTTTTGCGCGAGGTGGGCAAACGGCTGCAGCAGTGCATCCGCGGTTCGGTGTCCAGCCACCCGCATGATGTGGTCGGCCGGCTCGGCGGAGACCAGTTCGCAGTGTGCGTTACCGGCTTGCCGGATGCCTGCTCTTTGGCTGGCTTTGCCACGGTAGCCTTGACCGCCTTGGCGCAGCCCTACCGGGTATCCGGACACACCCTGTTTCTGACCGCCAGCGCCGGTGGCAGCACCTACCCGGCACAGGCCGACAGCGTGCACGCGCTGCTGCTCAACGCAGAGTCCGCGCTCCACCACGCCAAGCCGGACGGCCCGGGCATGTACGCCTACTTTGACAGCGCCATGAACCGGCGGGTCGCGCGCACCTTGCTGATCCACAACGAGCTCCACAGCGCCCTGCATGCCGGTGACCTGGAGCTGTACTACCAGCCCCAGATCCGCATTGCGACCGGCAAAGTCGTGGGCTTCGAGGCGCTGCTGCGTTGGCACCATGCCACCTTGGGTGCGATACCGCCGAGCGAATTCATCCCGATTGCGGAGCAAAGCGGAATCATTGTGCAGGTGGGTGAATGGGTGTTGCGCACCGCCGCGCAACAAGCCGCGCGCTGGATAGCCCAGGGGCACCAAGGCTTCCGGATTGCGGTCAACATCTCCGCGCGGCAGTTTGTCGGGCAAAACCTGCCGGAATTGGTGGGCCGGATTCTGAAAGAAACCGGCATTCCGCCCAGCGCGCTGGAGCTGGAGGTGACCGAAAGCCTGGCCTTGCACAACGTGGCCAACACCCTGGCTACCCTGCACGAGTGCAAAGCCCTGGGCGTGCACCTTGCGATGGACGACTTCGGCACCGGCTACTCGAGCCTGTCGTACCTGAAACGCTACCCGCTCGACACCCTCAAAATCGACCAATCCTTTGTGCGCAATATTCCCCACGACTTGGGCGATGTGGCGATCACCCGGGCCATCGTGGCCATGGCACAGAGCTTCGGCCTGTCACTGGTGGCGGAAGGGGTAGAGACCCCCGAGCAGCTCGCTTATCTGCGCGAGCTGGGGTGCGATGACGCCCAAGGCTATTTGTTCAGCCCTGCGGTACCCGCCCCGCAAGCCGAGCGCTTTTTTACCGAGCTGCAAAACACCGCGCTACCGGCGTAA
- a CDS encoding proteasome-type protease, with translation MTYCVAIKLNAGLVFLSDSRTNAGLDQISTFRKMIVYEKPNDRFMVLLSAGNLSISQSVREILQIEKLKDHEDDEGITIWNAKSMFDAARVLGSAIRKVQERDGAALKNAGVDFNVSLIFGGQIQGEGMRLFQVYSAGNFIEATPETPYFQVGESKYGKPVLDRVITPDTPLDEAAKCALVSMDSTLKSNLSVGLPLDMVVYEANSFQTDKVVCIDENNPYFKMLHNSWGQKLREVFDSIEDPMWNGGQTDVPLLIPSTRSLPLKKITTPDEKLI, from the coding sequence ATGACCTACTGCGTCGCCATCAAACTCAACGCCGGCCTGGTGTTCCTCTCAGACTCCCGCACCAACGCCGGACTCGACCAGATCAGCACCTTCCGCAAAATGATCGTGTACGAGAAGCCCAATGACCGCTTCATGGTCCTGCTCTCGGCCGGCAACCTCAGCATCTCCCAATCAGTCCGCGAGATCTTGCAGATCGAAAAGCTCAAGGACCACGAAGACGACGAAGGCATCACCATCTGGAACGCCAAGAGCATGTTCGATGCTGCCCGCGTGCTGGGCTCGGCCATCCGCAAGGTACAAGAGCGCGACGGCGCTGCACTCAAGAATGCGGGCGTGGACTTCAACGTGTCGCTGATCTTCGGTGGTCAGATTCAGGGCGAAGGCATGCGCCTGTTCCAGGTCTACTCGGCCGGCAACTTCATCGAGGCCACCCCCGAGACGCCCTACTTCCAGGTGGGCGAATCCAAATACGGCAAGCCGGTGCTAGACCGCGTGATCACCCCCGACACCCCGCTGGACGAGGCCGCCAAATGCGCGCTGGTGTCCATGGACTCCACCCTCAAGTCCAACCTGTCGGTGGGCCTGCCGCTGGACATGGTGGTGTACGAAGCGAACAGCTTCCAGACCGACAAGGTGGTATGCATCGACGAGAACAACCCGTACTTCAAGATGCTGCACAACAGCTGGGGCCAGAAGCTGCGCGAAGTGTTCGACAGCATTGAAGACCCGATGTGGAACGGCGGCCAGACCGATGTGCCGCTGTTGATACCCAGCACCCGCAGCCTGCCATTGAAGAAGATCACCACCCCTGACGAGAAATTGATTTAG
- a CDS encoding sensor histidine kinase, giving the protein MTIPASKLLESLEAQIAALRAENESLQQQVVAQLSGARQWMIRRTTEMQQDNEKQKRAETMQRVFYRIAERATAGLSFHDFLQVVHQLLRELMFADNFYVALHNHDLGVVDFPYYVDERDGDEMQRYGVPYKKGMTEYLLELQQPLLLDAARFAALREAGHMADSSGDLTFASWLGVPMQIHGRTFGVLVVQAYSDDVIYNDEDVEILGFFANHVSAAIERYQTIEELRKSEARYRSVIENVGVGVVVVQNGHMVFVNPSMERIVGHTTEALMAMPFTGSIHPEDVPTVVERHQRRLRGEPVEENYSFRVITARGEVRTLDLSAVLIQWGQRDATLLFVVDVTARVRAEADQKRALQQQIELNDLKSRFISVASHEFRTPLATIHGSVELLSHYEARMSTEQKRLTLQKIDDAVARMAHMLENVLVIGQSGAGRLQFKPQASAIASFCRSLVDELRSTMPDAFQNIQMTLDLPDEGLRFEIDESLVRNIVGNLLSNAVKYSPDGGTVALRVKPVQATKLLIEVSDQGIGIPPADQPNLFESFHRASNVGNIAGTGLGLSIVRDAVECHRGTISLHSAAGQGSCFTVMLEAPPADTGNT; this is encoded by the coding sequence ATGACCATTCCGGCCTCCAAGTTACTGGAATCGCTGGAAGCACAAATTGCCGCGCTGCGTGCGGAAAACGAATCCTTGCAACAGCAAGTGGTTGCCCAGCTAAGTGGGGCACGCCAGTGGATGATCCGGCGCACCACAGAGATGCAGCAGGACAACGAGAAGCAAAAGCGGGCTGAGACCATGCAGCGGGTGTTCTACCGGATTGCAGAGCGTGCAACCGCCGGCCTCTCGTTTCACGATTTCCTGCAAGTGGTGCACCAGCTGCTGCGCGAGTTGATGTTTGCCGACAACTTCTATGTGGCACTGCACAACCACGACCTTGGGGTGGTGGACTTTCCTTACTACGTGGACGAGCGGGATGGCGACGAAATGCAGCGCTACGGCGTGCCCTACAAAAAAGGCATGACGGAATACTTGCTAGAGCTTCAACAGCCCTTGCTGCTGGATGCAGCACGCTTTGCAGCGCTGCGTGAAGCGGGCCACATGGCAGATTCCAGCGGAGACTTGACCTTCGCCTCCTGGCTCGGCGTACCGATGCAGATTCACGGCCGGACCTTCGGTGTCTTGGTGGTGCAGGCTTACAGCGACGACGTCATTTACAACGACGAGGATGTGGAGATTCTCGGGTTTTTCGCGAACCACGTCAGTGCCGCCATCGAGCGCTACCAGACCATTGAAGAGCTGCGCAAATCAGAAGCGCGCTACCGCTCGGTGATTGAAAACGTCGGGGTGGGGGTGGTCGTCGTGCAAAACGGTCACATGGTGTTTGTGAACCCGAGCATGGAGCGGATCGTGGGTCACACCACCGAGGCCCTGATGGCCATGCCCTTCACCGGCAGCATCCACCCGGAAGACGTACCCACTGTCGTTGAGCGGCACCAGCGGCGCCTGCGCGGCGAACCGGTGGAAGAAAACTACAGCTTCCGGGTCATTACCGCCCGGGGCGAGGTGCGCACCCTCGATCTGTCCGCGGTGTTGATTCAGTGGGGGCAACGGGATGCAACCTTGCTATTTGTCGTTGATGTCACCGCACGGGTACGCGCAGAGGCCGACCAAAAGCGGGCTTTGCAGCAGCAAATTGAACTGAACGACCTCAAAAGCCGGTTCATTTCGGTGGCGTCGCACGAATTCCGCACACCGCTGGCCACCATCCACGGCTCGGTGGAGTTGCTGAGCCACTACGAAGCCCGCATGAGCACTGAGCAGAAGCGGCTCACCCTGCAGAAAATTGACGACGCGGTAGCACGCATGGCGCACATGCTGGAGAACGTCTTGGTCATCGGCCAGTCCGGAGCCGGGCGTTTGCAATTCAAGCCTCAGGCCTCCGCGATTGCCAGCTTTTGCAGGAGCCTCGTGGACGAACTCCGCAGCACCATGCCGGATGCCTTTCAGAACATCCAGATGACACTGGACCTGCCGGACGAGGGCTTGCGGTTTGAGATAGACGAAAGCCTGGTCCGCAATATCGTGGGCAACCTGTTGTCCAACGCGGTCAAGTACTCGCCCGATGGTGGTACAGTCGCCTTGCGGGTGAAGCCAGTGCAAGCCACCAAGCTGCTGATTGAGGTGTCCGACCAGGGGATCGGCATACCACCCGCGGACCAACCCAATTTGTTTGAAAGCTTTCACCGCGCCAGCAATGTCGGCAACATCGCCGGAACCGGCCTCGGTCTCTCGATTGTCAGGGACGCGGTGGAGTGCCACCGCGGTACCATCAGTCTGCACAGCGCGGCGGGGCAAGGCAGTTGCTTCACCGTGATGCTCGAAGCCCCACCAGCCGACACCGGGAATACGTGA
- a CDS encoding alpha/beta hydrolase translates to MSTIVFSHANSFPAATYKVLFKSLRARGYSVKAVDKYGHDPRYPVSNNWPNVVQQLVDFATPIVEKAGEPVWLVGHSLGGFLSVMAAARQPGLAKGVVLIDSPLVGGWRSRMVGLAKTTQLVGSISPGAVSRKRRNSWPDADAALAHFQHKKAFARWDPQVLLDYVHDFPEDSEGKRVLAFDRDVETAFYNTLPDNLDRLLARHPLKCPVAFIGGDQSAEMKQVGMDLTNKITKGRNMMLDGTHLFPMEKPLATAAALEAALRNLGG, encoded by the coding sequence ATGTCGACCATCGTTTTCTCTCACGCCAACAGCTTTCCCGCCGCCACCTACAAAGTGCTTTTCAAAAGCCTGCGTGCCCGGGGCTACAGCGTCAAAGCCGTTGACAAATACGGCCATGATCCACGCTACCCGGTCAGCAACAACTGGCCGAACGTCGTACAACAGCTGGTGGACTTTGCAACCCCCATCGTCGAAAAAGCCGGCGAGCCTGTCTGGCTCGTGGGCCACTCGCTGGGGGGCTTCTTGAGTGTGATGGCGGCAGCGCGCCAGCCCGGTCTGGCCAAAGGTGTGGTGTTGATCGACTCCCCTTTGGTGGGCGGCTGGCGCTCGCGTATGGTGGGCTTAGCCAAAACCACCCAACTCGTGGGGTCGATATCGCCGGGCGCGGTGAGCCGCAAACGGCGTAACAGCTGGCCTGACGCCGATGCGGCCCTTGCGCATTTCCAGCACAAAAAGGCTTTTGCCCGCTGGGACCCGCAAGTCCTGCTGGATTACGTACACGATTTCCCTGAAGACAGCGAAGGCAAACGCGTGCTAGCCTTCGACCGTGATGTAGAAACCGCTTTCTACAACACCTTGCCCGACAACCTGGATCGCTTGTTGGCCCGTCATCCGCTGAAATGCCCTGTGGCTTTCATCGGGGGAGACCAGTCCGCAGAGATGAAGCAAGTCGGCATGGATCTGACCAACAAAATCACCAAGGGACGGAACATGATGCTCGATGGCACCCATCTTTTCCCCATGGAAAAGCCCCTCGCGACAGCGGCGGCGCTGGAAGCGGCCCTTCGCAACCTCGGGGGCTGA